From the Companilactobacillus ginsenosidimutans genome, the window GATGTCTACTCCGTTTTGTTTTGCTTGGTTTTCGAGGTCATCTTGTTCTTTTTGATCAAGAGTTTCGCTCATTAATGTGTTACCAATTCTTACTTTTGTCCATGGAACGAATTGTGTCATTCCGTGTTCTCCAAAGACGTAACCATGAACGCTGTTTGCATGTACACCTAACTTATCGCTGACAGCTTGTTTCATTCTAGCTGTATCGAGTGATGTACCTGTTCCAAACACATGATTCTTTGGTAATCCTGATAACTCTTGTAGATGTCTAGCAATTACGTCACAAGGATTAGTGATGTTAATTAAGATTCCATTGAAGCCGGATTCTTTAATCTTTGGACCCCATTCTTCGGCAACTTTTTTGGTGTAATTCAATTCATCAAAACGGTTTCCACTACCTTGTTGCACAGCAATTTTTCCCGCTGAGAAAATAATAATATCAGTATCTTTCAATTCAGATAAATCTGGACGGATAATTTCTACGTGTGAATTCAGTCCAACTTGGCCATCTTTTAAATCTTTATACTGGGCTGTAACGATTTTCTCATGTTTATCAAATAAAACTAATTCATCTACTAAATCTCGACTTACTAGAGTATAGGCTGTTGTACTACCAACGTGACCTAATCCGATAATTGCAACTTTACTCATAAAAGCACCCCTCAAACATATTTATTATAAAACGATAAAAATATAGTGGTCTTATTTTAATACAATGTCAACATCATTAGGGAAAAACTAATCTTATTTTGCAAAAAATGATGTTAATTTTAGATATAATTAAATAGTCGTATTGAAGAGGAACTTAATATGGGAAAATATAAAATTGCTTTCTTTGAT encodes:
- a CDS encoding L-lactate dehydrogenase, with product MSKVAIIGLGHVGSTTAYTLVSRDLVDELVLFDKHEKIVTAQYKDLKDGQVGLNSHVEIIRPDLSELKDTDIIIFSAGKIAVQQGSGNRFDELNYTKKVAEEWGPKIKESGFNGILINITNPCDVIARHLQELSGLPKNHVFGTGTSLDTARMKQAVSDKLGVHANSVHGYVFGEHGMTQFVPWTKVRIGNTLMSETLDQKEQDDLENQAKQNGVDIFFGKGFTCYGIANQAALIVQTVLSDSKKVMPVSCFNKKEGIYIGEPALIGADGVEDILPLDLTSHEQEKWDASVASIKEMYAAI